A region from the Podarcis raffonei isolate rPodRaf1 chromosome 11, rPodRaf1.pri, whole genome shotgun sequence genome encodes:
- the LOC128423678 gene encoding uncharacterized protein LOC128423678, with protein sequence MDNSGFELHEETPPSPSVKMERKKQEHPKKSRWSLLNIFLVCLLACAITTVLGVLVLSLVYTANTGFKPKYDASAEKRRAASLGTSRVTSAQVDPKFQFLHQLAKTKKHEFPGGTIQWSRFRKNANEYQNKEEMEFGRSINAQRSKMTFGTLRIKSKGLRAPHWHFNANEHGYLLKGTAWIGVVDAGGNTVTTYNVTAGQVIFFPRNTVHWLKNVGTEDCLFLLFFTTHEELQTLDLDDTFFLTPEDIAARSLKPQGGVAFIRSFQKQAEDQAVNLPPNLAEFVQNPNYQQSEDPLVWRYFFDLKGSTEFRFPGGIIQFARYVKDGKGLSTNERIYSEFLHSKEDALTLGTLRIYSNGLRQPHFHFNANEMGYVISGCGQVGIIVSPSLTTDFTIGVGDVVFFPVGTQHYIKSTCDEELLFILAFSTANQLQTLDMDDYFHRTPDHILAQLFFKKQGEFKKIPHFNEDQAINLP encoded by the exons ATGGATAACTCAGGATTTGAACTGCATGAAGAAACACCTCCAAGTCCCTCAGTCAAAATGGAGAGGAAAAAACAAGAACACCCA AAAAAGAGCCGCTGGTCCCTGCTCAACATCTTTCTGGTTTGCCTCTTGGCCTGTGCCATCACCACTGTCTTAGGGGTGCTGGTTTTGTCTCTGGTCTATACCGCCAACACCGGATTCAAACCAAAATACGATGCTAGCGCAGAAAAGCGTAGAGCTGCTTCCCTGGGAACTTCAAGAGTAACATCTGCCCAGGTGGACCCCAAGTTCCAGTTTCTCCACCAGCTTGCTAAAACCAAG AAGCATGAGTTCCCGGGCGGTACCATTCAGTGGTCAAGATTCCGGAAAAACGCCAATGAGTACCAGAACAAGGAAGAGATGGAGTTTGGAAGAAGCATCAATGCTCAGCGCTCCAAGATGACGTTTGGAACTTTGCGGATTAAGAGCAAAGGACTGCGTGCACCACACTGGCATTTCAATGCCAATGAGCATGGCTACCTCTTAAAG GGCACTGCATGGATTGGGGTTGTTGATGCTGGTGGAAATACCGTAACCACATACAACGTCACAGCGGGCCAGGTCATTTTCTTCCCTCGAAACACGGTGCATTGGCTCAAGAACGTCGGTACAGAAGACTGTCTGTTCTTGCTGTTCTTCACAACCCATGAAGAGCTTCAAACTCTGGATCTGGATGATACGTTTTTCTTAACACCTGAAGACATAGCAGCAAGGTCACTAAAG CCTCAAGGTGGAGTGGCCTTCATCAGGTCTTTCCAGAAGCAAGCAGAAGACCAAGCTGTCAACCTTCCTCCAAACCTAGCAGAGTTCGTTCAGAATCCCAACTACCAGCAGTCTGAAGACCCACTTGTGTGGCGGTACTTCTTTGATCTCAAAG GGTCAACTGAGTTCCGTTTCCCCGGGGGAATAATCCAGTTTGCTCGGTATGTGAAAGATGGAAAAGGCTTGAGTACGAATGAAAGAATTTACAGCGAGTTTCTCCATTCA AAGGAAGATGCTCTTACTTTGGGGACACTCAGGATCTATAGCAATGGTCTACGGCAGCCTCACTTTCATTTCAATGCCAACGAGATGGGATACGTCATCAGTGGGTGTGGACAG GTGGGCATTATCGTTTCACCATCACTCACCACTGACTTCACCATTGGCGTTGGAGATGTCGTGTTTTTCCCCGTCGGAACCCAACACTACATCAAGAGCACATGCGATGAAGAGTTGCTTTTCATTTTGGCATTCAGCACTGCGAACCAG CTGCAGACCCTTGATATGGATGACTATTTCCACCGCACGCCAGACCATATACTAGCCCAGCTTTTCTTCAAAAAGCAGGGCGAATTTAAGAAGATTCCACATTTTAACGAGGATCAGGCAATTAATCTACCGTAG